Proteins encoded by one window of Flagellimonas lutaonensis:
- a CDS encoding tetratricopeptide repeat protein: MAQEDFLAKQYFNDGDYDKAVAFYEKLVKQNPRRTDYSEGLVACYQQLERFAEAEQFLLEKVQEPYAFPTFLIELGYNYTLQDQPEKAQEYYQKAIEKIEENPNFGYSIGSRFQKYALLDEAIQAFSRAMELKPDLNYDFQLARIYGEKGEIGKMFEYYLKLISEGKSSRANVLRYIDNFVSENPQDGNNLILRKLLLKNAQKNPDVLWNELLSWLFIQQRQFKNAFAQERAIFKRSEAQSVERLQYVASMAFKEEDFESAKEMYGFILKNANDPAAKLNAELNLIKIDLASATEKEYDAIEKRYQELLDFYGYRNETLELQIAYANFLTFNRENPKPAIDILKKSLKTPMGRFQEAYLKLALGDILVFDQRFNEALIYFTQVQKSLKNDVLGQEARFKVAQTSFYKGDFDWAHTQLKVLRGSTSQLIANDAMQLSLLISDNSLEDSTQTALKKYAHADLLAYQNKTTKAIEALEDILQNHKGEKIEDEALMKQAELYEKRGQFDKARFNYQKIVEFYGQDILADDAHFALAELYRKKLDDPEKAKFHYEKIIYGYQDSYYFPRARKNFRILRGDSIN; encoded by the coding sequence ATGGCACAGGAAGATTTTCTTGCCAAGCAATATTTCAACGATGGTGATTACGACAAGGCCGTGGCCTTCTACGAGAAGTTGGTAAAGCAAAATCCACGAAGAACCGACTATTCAGAAGGGTTGGTGGCCTGTTACCAGCAATTGGAGCGTTTCGCGGAAGCCGAACAATTTTTGTTGGAGAAGGTTCAAGAACCCTATGCGTTTCCTACCTTCTTGATCGAGCTAGGTTACAATTATACGTTACAAGACCAGCCTGAAAAGGCGCAAGAATACTATCAAAAAGCTATTGAAAAAATAGAGGAAAATCCCAATTTTGGCTACAGCATAGGTTCGCGGTTTCAGAAATACGCCCTATTGGATGAGGCCATTCAAGCTTTTTCACGGGCCATGGAACTGAAGCCCGACCTCAACTACGACTTTCAACTGGCCCGCATCTATGGGGAAAAGGGCGAGATCGGTAAAATGTTCGAGTACTATCTGAAACTCATCAGCGAAGGCAAGTCATCACGGGCCAATGTACTGCGCTACATCGACAACTTTGTTTCCGAGAATCCGCAAGACGGGAACAACCTCATACTACGAAAATTGTTGTTGAAGAATGCCCAGAAAAATCCAGATGTGCTTTGGAACGAGCTATTGAGCTGGCTCTTTATACAGCAACGGCAATTCAAGAATGCATTTGCACAAGAACGGGCCATTTTCAAGCGCTCAGAGGCCCAATCAGTAGAAAGGCTTCAATATGTGGCCAGTATGGCATTTAAGGAAGAAGATTTTGAGTCGGCCAAGGAAATGTATGGTTTCATCTTAAAGAACGCCAATGACCCTGCGGCCAAGTTAAATGCCGAATTGAACTTGATCAAGATCGATTTGGCCTCCGCCACCGAAAAAGAATATGATGCCATTGAAAAACGGTATCAAGAACTGCTCGATTTTTATGGATACCGAAATGAGACTTTGGAGCTTCAGATTGCCTATGCCAATTTTCTGACCTTTAACCGTGAAAACCCAAAGCCCGCCATCGACATCCTCAAAAAAAGCCTTAAAACACCCATGGGCAGATTTCAGGAAGCCTATCTAAAATTGGCCTTGGGCGATATCTTGGTTTTCGACCAACGGTTCAACGAGGCCCTCATTTATTTTACGCAGGTACAAAAAAGCTTAAAAAACGACGTGTTGGGGCAAGAGGCCCGTTTTAAGGTGGCCCAGACCAGTTTTTACAAAGGTGATTTTGATTGGGCACACACACAACTTAAAGTGCTCAGAGGCTCTACCTCGCAGCTGATTGCCAACGATGCGATGCAGCTCAGTTTGCTGATTTCTGACAATTCTCTTGAAGATTCTACCCAGACCGCCCTAAAAAAATATGCCCACGCCGATTTGTTGGCATACCAGAACAAGACAACAAAGGCCATCGAGGCCCTTGAAGATATTCTTCAGAACCACAAGGGTGAAAAAATAGAGGATGAGGCCTTGATGAAACAGGCCGAACTGTACGAAAAACGTGGGCAATTCGACAAGGCCCGTTTTAACTATCAGAAAATCGTGGAGTTCTATGGACAGGATATTCTTGCCGATGATGCCCATTTTGCGCTCGCCGAGCTCTACCGAAAAAAATTGGACGACCCCGAAAAAGCAAAGTTCCATTACGAAAAGATCATTTACGGCTACCAAGACAGCTATTATTTTCCCCGGGCACGCAAAAATTTTCGTATTTTACGAGGCGATTCCATTAACTGA
- the serS gene encoding serine--tRNA ligase, whose protein sequence is MLQLQRIRENKDALVEALTKRNIDAKAMLNGVLLLDEKRRGLQAELDNTLAESNKLSKEIGMLYKSGKADKANVLKEKTTELKETAKLLADELNDTTDELDRMLYQIPNIPHESVPAGNSEEDNEEVFRAGEVPQLSDNALPHWELAKKYGLIDFELGVKVTGSGFPIYKGKGAKLQRALISYFLDKNTEAGYLEVQPPLLVNEASGFGTGQLPDKEGQMYHIKRDDLYLIPTAEVPITNMLRDEILAETDFPVKLTGYTPCFRREAGSYGAHVRGLNRLHQFDKVEIVRVEHPDNSYKALNEMVEHVKTLLNELQLPYRILRLCGGDLGFTSALTYDFEVFSTAQDRWLEISSVSNFEAYQANRLKLRYKDKNGKNQLAHTLNGSALALPRLLAGILENYQTDAGIKIPEVLVPYCGFSSIE, encoded by the coding sequence ATGCTACAGCTACAGAGAATTCGAGAAAACAAAGATGCGTTGGTAGAGGCGCTCACCAAACGAAACATCGATGCCAAGGCCATGCTGAACGGCGTGCTGCTCTTAGATGAGAAAAGACGGGGCCTGCAAGCCGAACTTGACAATACGTTGGCCGAATCGAACAAGCTGTCAAAAGAAATCGGCATGCTCTACAAATCGGGCAAGGCCGATAAAGCCAATGTGCTGAAGGAAAAAACCACTGAACTGAAGGAAACGGCCAAACTACTTGCCGACGAACTGAATGATACCACTGATGAGCTGGATAGGATGCTGTACCAGATTCCGAACATTCCCCATGAATCGGTACCGGCCGGAAATTCAGAAGAGGATAACGAAGAGGTGTTCAGGGCCGGTGAGGTGCCACAACTTTCAGACAATGCGCTCCCCCATTGGGAGTTGGCCAAAAAATATGGCCTAATCGATTTTGAGCTCGGTGTCAAGGTCACCGGTTCTGGTTTTCCCATTTACAAAGGAAAAGGGGCCAAACTGCAACGGGCCCTGATATCGTACTTTTTAGACAAGAACACCGAAGCAGGCTATTTAGAGGTACAACCACCGCTGTTGGTCAACGAAGCCTCGGGCTTTGGCACGGGTCAATTGCCCGACAAAGAGGGGCAGATGTACCATATAAAACGTGACGACCTGTATCTGATACCCACTGCCGAGGTGCCCATTACCAACATGCTGCGCGATGAGATTTTGGCTGAAACCGATTTTCCGGTCAAACTTACCGGCTATACCCCCTGTTTTAGAAGAGAGGCCGGTAGTTATGGCGCACATGTGCGCGGCCTCAACCGTCTGCACCAGTTTGATAAGGTGGAGATTGTGCGGGTAGAGCATCCCGATAATTCGTACAAGGCCCTGAACGAAATGGTAGAACACGTCAAAACCCTTCTGAACGAGCTACAACTGCCCTACCGTATTTTGAGGCTTTGCGGGGGCGACCTTGGCTTTACCTCGGCCCTCACCTACGATTTTGAAGTGTTCTCGACCGCGCAAGACCGTTGGCTCGAAATCAGTTCGGTCTCCAACTTTGAGGCCTACCAGGCCAACCGTCTAAAGTTGCGCTATAAAGACAAAAATGGCAAAAACCAACTGGCCCATACCTTGAACGGAAGTGCCTTGGCCCTGCCCCGTCTGTTGGCCGGAATTTTGGAAAACTACCAGACCGATGCCGGCATCAAAATTCCAGAGGTGTTGGTACCGTATTGCGGGTTTTCATCCATCGAATGA
- a CDS encoding HTTM domain-containing protein → MLKQFLFKPIDNAALVVFRVFYGFLVAAECYGAIATGWVKKTLVEPQFTFNFIGFEWLQPLPGNGMYIYFAIMGTLGLLIMIGYKYRFSAFAFAIMWTAVYLMQKTSYNNHYYLLMLLAYIMAFLPAHKDASFDARLNPRIHSNVMHNYVRWIIIVQLFIVYTYASVAKCYANWLDLSIIEILMRSKKDYFLIGNLLQQRWLHWCVAIFGILFDLLIVPALLWKPTRKWAFAFSIFFHLFNSYIFRIGIFPYLSLAFTVFFFEPQTIRKIFLRKKEVIIPTAIPKPKNHQLVLGILAAYFSVQIALPLRHHFFKDDVLWTEEGHRLSWRMMLRSRSGILTVRVVNKETGKITVVDINDHVTKKQGRKVACYPDFTWQFAQYLKRFYAEKGEDVAVYVDNRVRVNQHKFRPFIDPKVDLASVPWKHFAHNEWILPSQWQ, encoded by the coding sequence GTGCTGAAACAGTTTCTTTTTAAGCCCATAGACAATGCCGCCTTGGTGGTATTCAGGGTATTCTATGGTTTCTTGGTGGCTGCCGAATGTTACGGGGCCATAGCCACAGGTTGGGTGAAAAAAACCCTTGTCGAACCCCAGTTCACCTTTAACTTCATCGGGTTTGAATGGCTGCAACCGCTGCCCGGCAATGGCATGTACATCTATTTTGCCATTATGGGCACGCTGGGGCTCTTGATCATGATCGGCTACAAATACCGTTTCAGCGCCTTTGCCTTTGCGATTATGTGGACGGCCGTTTACCTAATGCAGAAAACCTCGTACAACAACCACTACTACCTTTTGATGCTGTTGGCGTATATCATGGCCTTTTTACCCGCCCATAAAGATGCGTCGTTCGATGCACGGCTGAACCCCCGAATCCATTCAAACGTGATGCACAATTATGTTCGATGGATCATTATCGTGCAACTCTTTATCGTTTACACCTACGCCTCAGTGGCCAAATGCTATGCCAATTGGCTGGATCTCAGCATCATCGAGATTTTGATGCGCAGCAAAAAAGACTATTTTTTGATCGGCAATCTCTTGCAGCAAAGGTGGCTGCACTGGTGCGTGGCCATTTTCGGCATTTTGTTCGATTTGCTGATCGTGCCCGCCCTGCTCTGGAAACCGACCCGAAAGTGGGCCTTTGCCTTTTCGATATTCTTTCACCTGTTCAACAGTTACATTTTTCGCATCGGTATCTTTCCGTATCTCTCCCTAGCCTTTACGGTATTCTTTTTTGAGCCACAGACCATACGGAAGATCTTTCTACGGAAAAAGGAGGTCATCATTCCAACCGCCATTCCGAAGCCAAAAAACCATCAGCTTGTATTGGGCATCTTGGCCGCTTATTTTTCAGTACAAATTGCACTTCCGCTCCGGCATCATTTCTTCAAAGATGATGTGCTGTGGACAGAAGAGGGCCATCGATTGAGCTGGCGCATGATGCTTCGCAGTCGATCCGGCATACTCACCGTTCGGGTGGTCAACAAAGAAACGGGCAAAATTACCGTGGTCGACATCAACGACCACGTGACCAAAAAGCAAGGCAGAAAGGTGGCCTGCTACCCTGACTTTACCTGGCAGTTTGCCCAATACTTGAAAAGATTTTATGCTGAAAAGGGAGAAGATGTGGCAGTATATGTAGATAATAGGGTCAGGGTGAACCAACACAAGTTCAGACCCTTTATCGACCCAAAGGTTGACCTCGCCAGTGTGCCCTGGAAACATTTTGCACACAACGAGTGGATTTTACCGTCGCAATGGCAATAA
- a CDS encoding bifunctional riboflavin kinase/FAD synthetase — protein METVKGISNFDKSHQTIITIGTFDGVHIGHRKILERLINSAKESSLKSTVLTFFPHPRMVLQKDANIKLLNTLEEKSRILSQMGLDYLIVHPFTKEFSRLSATDFVRDILVNGLKAKKVVIGYDHRFGRNRNANINDLRAFGAALDFEVEEIPAQEIDDVSVSSTKIRKCLLAGDVATANKYLGYDFMITGTVQKGKELGRQLGFPTANLVVEETYKLIPKSGSYVVRSTIDGQQVHGMMNIGRNPTVAEEEADGKPKNIEVHFFDFEGDLYGQKLQIDILDRIRDEHKFDSVEQLRVQLQKDKETALKLIA, from the coding sequence GTGGAAACAGTCAAAGGTATTTCTAATTTCGACAAATCGCACCAAACCATTATAACCATCGGCACCTTTGACGGTGTGCACATTGGCCACCGCAAGATACTGGAACGCCTCATAAACAGTGCCAAAGAATCAAGTCTCAAATCGACGGTGCTTACCTTCTTTCCACACCCCCGAATGGTACTTCAGAAAGATGCCAACATAAAGCTGTTGAACACCCTTGAGGAAAAATCGCGGATCCTTTCACAAATGGGGCTCGATTACCTGATTGTTCACCCCTTCACCAAAGAGTTTTCGCGGCTGTCGGCCACTGATTTTGTTCGCGACATTTTGGTCAACGGCCTTAAAGCCAAAAAAGTGGTCATCGGCTATGACCACCGTTTTGGCCGCAACCGAAATGCCAACATCAACGATCTTCGGGCCTTTGGCGCGGCACTTGATTTTGAGGTGGAGGAGATTCCCGCACAAGAAATCGACGATGTATCGGTCAGTTCCACCAAAATTCGAAAGTGCCTCTTAGCGGGCGATGTGGCCACTGCCAATAAATATCTGGGCTATGATTTCATGATCACGGGCACGGTTCAAAAAGGCAAGGAATTGGGGCGCCAATTGGGCTTTCCAACGGCAAATTTAGTGGTTGAAGAGACCTACAAGTTGATTCCGAAAAGTGGTTCGTACGTAGTGCGCAGCACTATTGATGGCCAGCAAGTACATGGCATGATGAACATCGGGCGCAACCCAACTGTGGCCGAAGAAGAGGCGGATGGAAAACCCAAGAACATTGAGGTGCACTTCTTCGACTTTGAGGGCGACCTGTACGGACAAAAGCTTCAAATCGACATTCTCGACCGCATTCGCGATGAACATAAATTTGACTCGGTCGAACAATTGAGGGTACAGCTACAAAAAGATAAGGAGACCGCCCTTAAACTAATCGCATAA
- a CDS encoding reprolysin-like metallopeptidase, which produces MFLGWFSTTAQEVYWQYIPQQSVKSTSLANDDDIKSAAFFSLDEPTFKALLTKVGKQRPITIRYPLQNGSLKRFRIWETPVFHEELSKKYPFIKSFTGISEDGTTRLRLSVSHKEVQGMCVDVGSHRASFLEKSKESGLYVAYERDKSVLKDSPFVCKTTEMARATDLFPAVLIDDQTLRKFRIAVSATGEYTEHHGGTVADALAAINATLTRVNEVFETDLAVTLELVPDNDQIIFTDPATDPYNGGLNSQVQNTLTTAIGEANYDVGHLFHKDNNNGNAGFIGSVCVDNRKGSAFSSAQEPEGDDFDLDYVAHELGHQFGANHTWSFESEGTSVQAEPASGTTIMGYAGIVEGNNVAPNGDDYFHYYSIVQIIDYLQTVSCAQTVALTNEPPVVSPLEDYVIPKSTAFVLSANATDPDLGDVLTYTWEQIDNGVVTAETFGPENASGANFRSLPPTTDPQRYFPRLSQVVQGNLTQTNPTINAAWETVSNIQRDLNFALTVRDNGTGGGQVVTASTVVQVINAAGPFLVTSQNSGETYSAGSVQTVTWNVANTDIAPINTETVDIFLSVDGGNSFPIQIADDVLNDGSAEVLLPANTTDMGRIMVKASDNIFFAVNSSDFTIEESPVVLDFETLDVEVCQPNDLVVPFVYNTSGGFGETSTFSADAPVGLTVAFSPTTATADATDVDITFSNTGGLAEGLYPVTITSTAPSATQQVVLQLYVYDSTFEEVVLLEPADLSVDTSVNPLFTWQDNPVYTSYDIEIATDATFADVIESAAVQLNKYKPSNLQPETTYFWRVKPKNTCGEGIFGTPFSFITTEKDCKNIDGDILPLEIPSDGPATITSSVTILQDLPVADVNLALEIDHTFLEDLVINLISPSGTKVALVSKSCGSSNNINAIFDDEGSEITCSGDPAISGTVRPLGALGSFKGESALGTWTLEIEDTAASDGGELKSFTLEVCVEGTFRPDEDEDGVFDDGDDLCLGTPKGAEVDTNGCQVNRFAQDNFTIEVESESCRSSNDATISISAADNTIDYMATLNGSGLNETVNFNDGFVFQNLQAGNYSLCISGSMGALVYQEICFNVVVEQPDVLTVSSKLLANSTQVALKMEGSGFYNVEINGVVVQTAESELVLDLEKGPNVLKVSTGLPCQGIYEETLVVAPEPILFPNPTRNNVSIYYDHANQPLGIRVFAANGQLVREESQTSEKVQTEISLSGLPQGIYYVEISGNGFKKTQKVIKQ; this is translated from the coding sequence ATGTTTTTGGGTTGGTTTTCTACAACCGCCCAAGAGGTATATTGGCAGTACATACCCCAACAATCGGTCAAAAGCACTTCTTTGGCCAATGATGATGACATCAAAAGCGCCGCATTTTTCTCTTTGGATGAACCAACTTTCAAGGCATTGTTGACCAAGGTCGGAAAGCAAAGGCCCATCACCATTCGGTATCCGCTTCAAAATGGGAGTTTGAAAAGGTTCCGAATATGGGAAACTCCGGTTTTTCATGAAGAACTGTCAAAGAAATACCCCTTTATAAAATCGTTCACTGGAATAAGTGAGGATGGCACCACTCGACTGCGCTTGAGTGTTTCGCACAAAGAAGTTCAGGGCATGTGCGTTGATGTGGGCAGTCACAGGGCCTCCTTTCTTGAAAAATCCAAAGAGTCTGGCCTGTATGTGGCTTATGAGCGTGACAAATCGGTATTGAAAGATTCACCATTTGTGTGCAAGACTACCGAAATGGCTCGCGCAACCGACCTGTTTCCTGCAGTATTGATCGATGACCAGACCCTGCGTAAATTTCGGATCGCAGTTTCGGCCACCGGGGAATATACCGAGCACCATGGGGGAACCGTGGCCGATGCCCTGGCCGCTATCAATGCAACGCTTACCAGGGTCAATGAGGTGTTTGAAACCGATTTGGCGGTAACCTTGGAGTTGGTGCCCGATAATGACCAGATTATTTTCACCGACCCAGCGACCGACCCCTACAACGGGGGGCTCAACTCACAGGTGCAGAATACACTTACCACTGCCATTGGCGAGGCCAACTATGATGTGGGGCATCTGTTTCACAAAGACAACAACAATGGCAACGCCGGTTTTATAGGGTCGGTCTGTGTCGATAACAGAAAGGGCAGTGCCTTTTCATCGGCACAGGAGCCCGAGGGCGATGATTTCGATCTAGACTATGTCGCCCATGAGTTGGGCCATCAATTTGGGGCCAACCATACTTGGTCGTTCGAATCCGAAGGAACCTCTGTACAGGCTGAACCAGCAAGTGGCACCACAATCATGGGGTATGCGGGTATTGTTGAAGGCAATAATGTAGCCCCTAACGGGGACGATTACTTTCATTATTACAGCATCGTTCAAATAATTGACTATCTGCAGACCGTAAGCTGTGCCCAAACGGTTGCACTGACCAATGAACCGCCGGTGGTTTCACCATTGGAAGATTATGTGATTCCGAAATCCACTGCTTTTGTTTTGTCAGCCAATGCCACCGACCCCGATCTGGGCGATGTGCTGACCTACACATGGGAGCAGATAGACAATGGGGTGGTCACCGCTGAAACCTTTGGGCCTGAAAATGCCAGTGGCGCCAATTTTAGGTCTTTGCCGCCCACTACAGACCCCCAGCGATATTTTCCGCGTTTATCGCAAGTGGTACAGGGCAACCTTACACAGACCAACCCGACTATTAACGCTGCTTGGGAGACTGTTTCGAACATTCAGCGTGACTTAAATTTTGCCTTGACCGTGCGTGACAATGGCACGGGTGGGGGGCAAGTGGTTACCGCCTCCACTGTGGTTCAGGTCATAAATGCTGCCGGTCCGTTTTTGGTGACCTCGCAAAACTCAGGTGAAACATATTCGGCAGGTAGCGTACAGACGGTTACATGGAACGTGGCCAATACCGATATAGCGCCCATCAATACCGAAACGGTCGATATATTTCTATCGGTTGATGGGGGCAATTCATTTCCCATTCAAATTGCCGATGATGTCTTGAACGATGGAAGCGCAGAGGTGTTGCTGCCCGCCAACACTACTGATATGGGCCGAATAATGGTCAAGGCGAGTGATAATATCTTCTTTGCGGTGAACAGTTCAGATTTCACCATTGAAGAGAGCCCTGTGGTACTTGATTTTGAAACGCTCGATGTTGAGGTGTGCCAACCCAACGACCTAGTGGTGCCCTTTGTGTACAACACATCGGGGGGGTTCGGTGAAACATCGACTTTTTCTGCGGATGCCCCAGTCGGACTCACCGTTGCTTTTTCGCCCACAACGGCCACCGCCGATGCCACAGATGTCGATATTACCTTTTCCAACACGGGGGGGCTGGCAGAAGGCCTCTATCCTGTTACCATTACATCGACGGCGCCTTCGGCCACCCAACAGGTTGTACTGCAATTGTATGTTTACGATAGTACGTTTGAAGAAGTCGTACTGCTTGAACCGGCCGATTTATCGGTTGACACCTCGGTCAACCCCTTGTTCACCTGGCAAGACAACCCTGTCTACACTTCCTATGACATCGAAATTGCCACTGATGCGACATTTGCCGATGTGATTGAATCGGCCGCTGTACAGCTCAACAAATACAAACCTTCAAACCTACAGCCAGAGACAACCTATTTTTGGAGGGTAAAGCCCAAGAACACTTGTGGAGAAGGCATATTTGGCACCCCGTTCAGTTTTATAACCACTGAAAAAGATTGCAAAAATATTGATGGGGACATCCTGCCGTTGGAGATTCCTTCCGACGGCCCAGCGACCATCACCTCATCGGTTACCATTTTACAAGACCTGCCAGTGGCCGATGTCAATCTCGCCTTGGAAATCGACCATACTTTTTTGGAAGATTTGGTAATCAACCTGATTTCACCCTCGGGCACGAAAGTGGCGTTGGTATCGAAGTCATGCGGCAGCAGTAACAATATCAACGCCATATTTGATGATGAAGGAAGTGAAATAACTTGTTCTGGCGACCCTGCCATCAGTGGTACGGTACGGCCATTGGGGGCCTTGGGGTCATTCAAAGGAGAATCAGCCCTAGGTACCTGGACGCTGGAGATTGAAGATACGGCGGCTTCTGACGGAGGCGAGTTAAAGTCGTTTACGTTGGAAGTCTGCGTTGAGGGCACTTTTAGGCCCGATGAAGATGAAGATGGGGTGTTCGATGATGGTGATGACCTTTGTCTTGGCACGCCCAAGGGGGCAGAGGTCGATACCAACGGCTGCCAAGTGAACCGCTTTGCGCAAGACAATTTTACCATTGAGGTCGAGAGCGAAAGCTGTAGAAGTAGCAATGATGCCACGATTTCAATTTCAGCGGCAGACAATACCATTGATTACATGGCTACACTCAATGGCAGTGGCCTGAACGAAACCGTCAATTTCAATGATGGTTTCGTCTTTCAAAATTTACAGGCAGGCAATTATTCGCTCTGTATTTCTGGAAGCATGGGCGCCCTGGTCTATCAAGAAATATGTTTTAATGTGGTTGTTGAACAACCTGATGTTTTGACTGTCAGCTCAAAATTGCTGGCCAACTCGACACAAGTTGCGTTGAAAATGGAAGGAAGCGGGTTTTACAACGTGGAAATAAATGGGGTGGTGGTTCAGACCGCAGAAAGTGAACTGGTGCTTGATCTCGAAAAGGGACCGAATGTTTTAAAAGTTTCGACCGGATTACCTTGCCAAGGTATTTATGAAGAAACGTTAGTGGTGGCCCCTGAGCCCATTTTGTTTCCGAATCCGACCAGAAACAATGTGTCTATTTACTATGATCATGCAAACCAACCGTTGGGCATTAGGGTTTTTGCTGCAAACGGACAATTGGTCCGTGAAGAAAGTCAAACAAGCGAAAAGGTACAGACAGAAATAAGTCTTTCAGGATTGCCCCAAGGCATCTACTATGTGGAAATTTCAGGAAACGGGTTTAAAAAGACCCAAAAAGTCATTAAGCAATGA
- the pth gene encoding aminoacyl-tRNA hydrolase: protein MFKWLFPLFGKRASVLSETDTMKKFLIVGLGNIGPKYANTRHNVGFKILDTLAEEEGLTFETAKLGDIAVFKYKGRQALCLKPSTYMNLSGKAVRYWMEKENIPLENVLVITDDINLPFGTLRLKMKGSDGGHNGLKDIQSTLQTTRYNRFRFGVGSEFGKGQQVDYVLGEWNDEENERLPERLKRATELVRSFIFAGTKNTMNIFNNT, encoded by the coding sequence ATGTTCAAGTGGCTATTCCCTTTGTTTGGAAAAAGGGCATCCGTACTTTCAGAAACCGATACCATGAAAAAATTCTTGATCGTAGGTCTGGGCAACATAGGGCCCAAATATGCCAATACCCGGCACAATGTGGGCTTTAAGATTCTTGATACACTGGCCGAAGAAGAAGGCCTCACCTTCGAAACCGCAAAGCTGGGCGATATAGCGGTCTTTAAATATAAGGGAAGGCAAGCCTTGTGCCTGAAGCCCTCAACCTATATGAACCTAAGCGGCAAGGCGGTGCGCTATTGGATGGAAAAAGAAAACATTCCCTTGGAAAATGTCTTGGTCATCACCGACGATATCAACCTTCCGTTTGGCACACTACGGCTAAAAATGAAAGGGAGTGATGGTGGCCACAACGGACTGAAAGATATACAAAGTACCTTACAGACAACGCGGTACAACCGTTTTCGTTTTGGGGTAGGATCCGAATTCGGCAAGGGCCAGCAAGTTGATTACGTATTGGGTGAATGGAACGATGAAGAAAACGAACGCCTGCCGGAGCGCCTTAAAAGAGCCACTGAACTTGTTCGCTCGTTCATATTTGCCGGTACCAAAAATACGATGAACATTTTCAACAACACCTAG
- a CDS encoding 50S ribosomal protein L25/general stress protein Ctc: MKSITIKGSQRESVGKASTKALRNAGKVPCVLYGGDKPLHFSADEISFKDLVYTPNAHTVVIELESGEKFDAVMQDIQFHPVTDRILHIDFYQLFEDKPVTMKIPVRLVGNSPGVRNGGRLLFRKRKLEIRALPANLPDFFNVDISKLKIGDNIAVESLLSDDYTILHPDSTVVVQVKTQRAAVVVEDDEEEDIEGVEGEEAVAEGAEAPTADAPTEESAE; this comes from the coding sequence ATGAAGTCAATTACAATCAAAGGATCCCAAAGAGAAAGCGTGGGCAAGGCATCCACCAAGGCCCTACGTAATGCTGGAAAGGTCCCTTGCGTGCTGTACGGAGGGGATAAACCATTACACTTTTCAGCTGACGAAATTTCGTTCAAAGACTTAGTGTACACCCCCAACGCGCACACTGTTGTGATTGAGTTGGAAAGTGGTGAGAAGTTCGATGCAGTAATGCAAGACATTCAGTTTCACCCAGTGACCGACAGAATTTTGCACATCGATTTCTACCAGCTGTTCGAAGACAAGCCTGTGACCATGAAAATCCCGGTACGCTTAGTGGGCAACTCGCCAGGTGTTCGAAACGGTGGTCGTTTGCTCTTCCGTAAACGTAAACTGGAGATTCGTGCATTGCCGGCCAACCTACCCGATTTCTTCAATGTTGACATCTCTAAGCTCAAAATTGGCGATAACATCGCAGTAGAGTCATTGTTGAGTGACGATTATACCATTTTGCACCCAGACTCGACCGTTGTTGTCCAAGTTAAAACGCAACGTGCCGCAGTGGTCGTTGAAGATGATGAAGAGGAAGATATTGAAGGCGTTGAAGGAGAAGAGGCAGTTGCTGAAGGTGCTGAAGCGCCAACGGCCGATGCTCCTACTGAAGAAAGCGCAGAATAG